One genomic window of Pseudomonadota bacterium includes the following:
- a CDS encoding alginate lyase family protein yields the protein MIRLMSTKIFRNAILAAAIVLAGRPARADVAIEDFEDVADWSGLDAERLTIHAGLGAGRWHGHERTPTIKKVFSPALDLSRERMLFVWVWSAKANNAAITVVLDSEDRADAEGRDYYRTEFVVDWRGWKLLELRLEDFERARQPVGWQRINYISFHASGWGNTPQADTELLFDDLAFSTGAIAELQVEQGWQGAEFVYTYSVTLEDRLGRARRLGLTLEVGPGLPFRAAVANAVVSLAARGRQIAVATITVPASEITEAKRLVLQAALLVVQEDGVMRDAQSLAAAVPLAQREHPRVLLTRADFARIGAWADAHDWARAARDGVVAAAQGWPASFLKKYGLSQWALPPEGGQWVGWYVCPVHHVNLQYAPPLTHRCPVDGATYSGWPYDQVAYARMHTDLAQAARDQGLAWQLVGDRPSAEGAAQILLAYADAYALLPLHDKDGGAAKSGARVKAQTLDEAAWLVEVAWAYDLIADAGVLTASQRLHVEQHLLRAAAAVVARYPHGISNWQSWHNAAIGAAAFAMEDPVGIARAFRSASDGFDFQLRKSISADGVWYEGSWGYHFYALDALINLAEMGARAGLDPYGGPLGAKLRGMFEAPPGLALPDGTLPAFNDSRSLSLWSTARYYSEVGYQRYRDPSLTAFMRPSGRGRDALLWGAEEVPATPPLVTPSRVLPAAGFAVLRAGAGAEASCLALDFGPHGGSHGHLDKLGHVFYAKGGILGVDPGTQAYSVPSHKTWDRVTLAHNTVVVDEQSQVEATGALQRFVAAPALSMVTANAGPAYATASLTRTLVLSPEYVVDGYRVVATDGQAHQLDWIHHAPGTLSSPVALEAYGELPVAQGYQHLRDPRGALAAGAWQVSFDQSPEGKPYGSVWVNDKEVVASFALAREPAAEGRGSGRLAYDFSAAAGYVLYSMPTLEPIAERPTGVRLRVFGDGSGNRLGLRLYDATDERFLRDVGPIDWTGWKTLDLAAVETWRHHSGNADGVFDLPATRVAVELTAQAAGGRQGALYLDDLRLSYADAGDVSVADFEGEARGLRLSMLGQEGTTLVVGEAPGPDPLVALPFAMARRRAQETTFLSLLEPYGQAPVLTEFSSIESSATASDQALAVAVRGPSFDDRLLALGAGQGGSERSFGAAACDGVLCQLRRGPEGVQRVVLAEGRWLRDGARLLVRCSEALTALQLDWQATGTRLELLGEGPAGAELRVWGPQLARIVIGGAERPFTRDGDYVLLRLGPSEATAGRDAGTGERDAGPSLVADGGGQGDGALGPPAEPGGCGCSQAKGGDLAQACTLLASALGALLLRRRRRGRGRGPA from the coding sequence ATGATCAGGCTCATGAGCACCAAGATCTTTCGCAACGCAATCCTCGCCGCCGCAATCGTGCTGGCAGGGCGCCCTGCGCGGGCCGACGTGGCGATCGAGGACTTCGAGGACGTCGCGGATTGGAGCGGGCTCGACGCCGAGCGGCTGACGATTCATGCGGGCCTCGGCGCGGGTCGCTGGCATGGTCACGAGCGCACGCCGACGATCAAGAAGGTCTTCAGCCCCGCGCTGGACCTCTCGCGCGAGCGGATGCTCTTTGTCTGGGTCTGGTCAGCGAAGGCCAATAACGCAGCGATCACCGTGGTGCTCGACTCCGAGGACCGCGCTGACGCCGAGGGCCGCGACTACTACCGGACGGAGTTCGTGGTGGATTGGCGCGGGTGGAAGCTGCTTGAGCTGCGCCTCGAGGACTTCGAGCGGGCGCGCCAGCCGGTCGGCTGGCAGCGGATCAACTACATCAGCTTTCACGCCAGCGGCTGGGGCAACACGCCGCAGGCCGACACCGAGCTCCTTTTCGATGACCTGGCGTTCAGCACGGGCGCGATCGCCGAGCTGCAGGTCGAACAGGGCTGGCAGGGTGCCGAGTTCGTCTACACCTACAGCGTCACGCTGGAGGATCGGCTCGGGCGGGCGCGCCGGCTGGGGCTCACGCTCGAGGTTGGGCCGGGCCTCCCCTTCCGGGCCGCCGTAGCGAACGCCGTCGTCTCGCTGGCGGCGCGCGGGCGGCAGATCGCGGTCGCGACGATCACCGTGCCGGCGTCAGAGATCACCGAGGCCAAGCGCCTGGTGCTGCAGGCGGCCCTGCTCGTGGTGCAGGAGGATGGGGTGATGCGCGACGCGCAGTCGCTCGCCGCCGCCGTGCCGCTGGCCCAGCGGGAGCACCCGCGTGTGCTCTTGACGCGGGCGGACTTCGCGCGCATCGGCGCCTGGGCCGACGCTCACGACTGGGCGCGAGCGGCGCGCGACGGCGTGGTGGCGGCGGCGCAGGGCTGGCCCGCCTCGTTTCTGAAGAAGTACGGCCTGAGCCAGTGGGCGCTGCCGCCCGAGGGTGGGCAGTGGGTTGGTTGGTATGTTTGCCCGGTGCACCACGTCAACCTGCAGTACGCGCCGCCGCTGACGCATCGTTGTCCTGTCGATGGCGCGACCTACAGCGGCTGGCCCTACGATCAGGTGGCGTACGCGCGGATGCACACCGATCTCGCCCAGGCCGCCCGTGATCAGGGCTTGGCCTGGCAGCTCGTCGGCGATCGACCGTCGGCCGAAGGCGCGGCACAGATTCTCCTAGCCTACGCTGATGCCTACGCTCTGCTTCCCCTTCACGACAAGGACGGTGGCGCGGCGAAGTCGGGCGCGCGGGTGAAGGCGCAGACGCTCGATGAGGCCGCCTGGCTGGTCGAGGTGGCCTGGGCCTACGATTTGATCGCCGACGCTGGGGTGCTGACGGCGTCGCAGCGCCTGCATGTCGAGCAACACCTGCTGCGGGCCGCGGCGGCCGTCGTCGCGCGCTATCCGCATGGTATTTCCAACTGGCAGTCGTGGCATAACGCCGCCATCGGCGCCGCGGCCTTTGCGATGGAGGATCCCGTCGGCATCGCCCGTGCGTTTCGCAGCGCCAGTGACGGCTTCGACTTCCAGTTGAGGAAGAGCATCAGCGCGGACGGTGTCTGGTACGAGGGATCGTGGGGCTACCACTTCTACGCGCTGGATGCGCTGATCAACCTGGCAGAGATGGGCGCCCGCGCCGGGCTCGATCCCTATGGGGGCCCGCTCGGCGCGAAGCTGCGTGGGATGTTCGAAGCGCCGCCGGGGCTCGCGCTGCCGGATGGGACGCTGCCGGCCTTCAACGACAGCCGCTCTCTGAGCCTGTGGAGCACGGCCCGCTACTACTCCGAGGTCGGCTACCAGCGCTATCGCGACCCGAGCCTGACGGCCTTCATGCGTCCGAGTGGTCGCGGACGCGACGCGTTGCTCTGGGGCGCCGAGGAGGTTCCCGCCACGCCGCCGCTCGTCACCCCGAGCCGTGTGCTGCCGGCGGCCGGCTTCGCCGTGCTGCGTGCCGGCGCGGGCGCAGAGGCGTCCTGCCTGGCTTTGGATTTCGGTCCGCACGGCGGCTCGCATGGACACCTGGACAAGCTGGGCCATGTTTTCTACGCCAAGGGCGGGATCCTGGGCGTGGATCCGGGGACGCAGGCCTACTCGGTGCCCAGCCATAAGACGTGGGATCGGGTCACTCTGGCGCACAATACGGTGGTGGTCGACGAGCAATCGCAGGTCGAGGCAACCGGTGCGCTACAACGCTTCGTGGCGGCGCCAGCACTCTCGATGGTCACGGCGAACGCCGGGCCGGCGTATGCGACGGCCTCGTTGACGCGCACCTTGGTGCTGTCGCCCGAGTACGTGGTCGACGGCTATCGCGTCGTCGCGACCGACGGGCAGGCGCACCAACTCGACTGGATCCACCATGCCCCGGGGACCCTGAGCAGTCCGGTCGCGCTCGAGGCGTACGGCGAGCTGCCTGTCGCGCAGGGCTATCAGCACCTGCGCGACCCGCGCGGCGCGCTGGCTGCGGGGGCGTGGCAGGTCTCGTTCGACCAGTCGCCGGAGGGGAAGCCCTACGGGTCGGTGTGGGTCAACGACAAGGAGGTCGTCGCCAGCTTCGCCCTGGCGCGCGAGCCAGCCGCGGAGGGTCGTGGCTCGGGGCGCCTTGCCTACGACTTCAGCGCGGCCGCGGGCTATGTGCTCTACAGCATGCCAACGCTCGAACCCATTGCCGAGCGGCCGACGGGCGTTCGGCTGCGGGTCTTTGGCGACGGATCGGGTAATCGGCTCGGCCTTCGGCTCTACGACGCGACCGACGAGCGCTTCTTGCGCGACGTGGGCCCGATCGACTGGACGGGCTGGAAGACGCTCGACCTGGCAGCGGTCGAGACCTGGCGGCACCACAGCGGCAATGCCGACGGGGTCTTCGATCTGCCCGCCACCCGGGTCGCGGTGGAGCTGACCGCGCAGGCCGCGGGAGGCCGGCAGGGGGCGCTTTACCTCGACGATCTGCGGCTGAGCTACGCGGACGCCGGCGACGTCTCGGTGGCTGACTTCGAGGGCGAAGCCCGGGGCCTGCGCCTCAGCATGCTCGGGCAGGAGGGCACGACGCTGGTCGTCGGCGAGGCGCCGGGCCCCGACCCGCTCGTGGCGTTGCCCTTCGCGATGGCGCGCCGGCGTGCGCAGGAGACCACCTTCCTCAGCCTGCTGGAGCCCTACGGTCAGGCACCGGTCCTGACCGAGTTTTCGTCGATCGAGAGCAGCGCGACGGCGAGCGACCAGGCCCTCGCCGTGGCCGTGCGCGGCCCGAGCTTCGACGACCGGCTGCTCGCGCTCGGCGCGGGGCAGGGGGGCAGTGAGCGCTCGTTCGGCGCGGCGGCCTGCGACGGCGTGCTCTGTCAGCTGCGGCGCGGCCCCGAGGGCGTGCAGCGCGTGGTGCTCGCGGAGGGGCGCTGGCTGCGCGATGGCGCCCGGCTGCTCGTCCGCTGCAGCGAAGCGTTGACCGCGCTCCAGCTCGACTGGCAGGCGACCGGCACCCGCCTCGAGCTCCTGGGCGAGGGGCCAGCGGGCGCCGAGCTCCGCGTCTGGGGGCCCCAGCTCGCGCGGATTGTGATCGGCGGCGCCGAGCGGCCCTTCACGCGCGATGGTGACTATGTGCTGCTGCGGCTCGGGCCGAGCGAGGCGACGGCCGGGCGCGATGCCGGCACTGGCGAGCGCGATGCCGGGCCCTCGCTCGTCGCGGATGGCGGCGGTCAGGGCGATGGCGCCCTCGGGCCGCCGGCCGAGCCCGGGGGCTGCGGCTGTAGTCAGGCGAAAGGCGGGGACCTGGCGCAGGCCTGCACCCTCCTGGCCTCGGCCCTGGGCGCCCTGCTGCTGCGGCGGCGCCGGCGCGGCCGTGGTCGCGGCCCGGCCTAA